A region of Zeugodacus cucurbitae isolate PBARC_wt_2022May chromosome 5, idZeuCucr1.2, whole genome shotgun sequence DNA encodes the following proteins:
- the LOC105215422 gene encoding uncharacterized protein LOC105215422, with protein MLLNKEYWKQVIQEIEDAAHQKTLKDLIKDYDLSVTLPEDLQQRVKKIMPYEFDEYDRLVYIAESAVETPKSFDVQESTEDEFDHRKVKKKAVFNESTCSEIERMENEFDKFEMKLDTGVERKAKAKKQINWTSGYICKPRRERVKWDTKIYHLERSLAEKTLDEQAECLMDASAERFTEWLNSVSNNRETDISKTQLKSLFSIEGDRRLLASIQTEPKEVKAIAKAVADKWNLPEMAIELKYENYIKDLLKHVPKKVIKVAFGRTVPYEERPWIPMDRDRLITTVFPDELLSGAKLFKGIGHLRSVKTLKDFYQQRPHLKRPKYLEKTGLFRKTKKTTTKQEIPLYELLKLEY; from the exons ATGCTGTTAAACAAAGAATACTGGAAGCAAGTGATACAAGAAATCGAAGATGCGGCGCATCAGAAAACACTTAAAGACCTCATCAAAGACTATGACCTCTCTGTCACTTTGCCAGAGGATTTGCAACAGCGTGTTAAAAAGATAATGCCTTATGAGTTTGACGAATACGACCGTCTAGTGTATATTGCAGAGTCTGCAGTGGAGACGCCGAAATCCTTCGACGTACAGGAGTCTACGGAGGATGAATTTGACCACCGAAAAGTGAAAAAGAAG GCGGTTTTCAATGAAAGTACATGCTCCGAAATCGAACGTATGGAGAATGAGTTTGACAAATTCGAAATGAAACTGGATACTGGCGTGGAACGTAAGGCGAAGGCTAAAAAGCAGATTAACTGGACTTCGGGTTACATATGCAAACCACGACGGGAACGCGTTAAATGGGATACGAAAATTTACCATTTAGAACGCAGTCTGGCAGAGAAAACATTAGATGAGCAGGCGGAATGCTTGATGGATGCG TCAGCAGAGCGTTTCACCGAGTGGCTCAACTCTGTGAGCAACAATCGCGAGACTGACATATCAAAAACTCAACTGAAATCGCTATTCTCCATAGAGGGTGACCGCCGTCTCTTAGCTTCGATACAAACCGAGCCGAAAGAGGTGAAAGCCATCGCTAAAGCAGTGGCGGACAAGTGGAATTTGCCAGAG ATGGCCATTGAGCTGAAGTATGAGAATTACATCAAAGATTTGTTGAAACACGTACCAAAGAAGGTGATAAAAGTGGCTTTTGGACGTACAGTACCATATGAGGAGCGTCCTTGGATACCCATGGATCGTGATCGTTTGATAACCACGGTATTTCCCGATGAACTACTCTCCGGTGCGAAATTATTCAAGGGCATTGGACATCTGCGTTCAGTGAAGACACTCAAAGATTTCTACCAGCAACGTCCACATTTGAAGCGACCCAAGTACTTGGAGAAAACTGGACTTTTCAGAAAGACCAAGAAAACGACCACAAAGCAAGAAATTCCATTGTACGAGTTGCTCAAGTTGGAGTACTAA